ATTTGACCTCCTTCCTAAAATTCTTGAGAAACTTCCTAAAAACACGCATATTATTCATGCGGGCACAGGTGGGTTTGAACTGGATATGGACCAAATTCTTTCTAACTACCCTGAACTTTCAGAACGTATTCATTTTCTAGGCCATGTTAGTAATATGGGTCAGTTCTTTCAAAATATAGATGTCTTTTTACTTTGCTCTCGTGAAGAAGGTATGGCTAACGTATTATTAGAATCTCTAAGCTATGGTAAACCTATAGTATCCTCCAAAGTTCCTGGCAGTGAAGAATTACTCGATAATGGCACTTACGGCATATTAACAGAAATTGATGATGTAACAGCCATGTCCACTGGTATACAGGCCATATTGGAAAGGAAAATAATATTTGAACCAGAACTTTTAAAGCAAAGGATAACTGATACCTTTTCTTTTAATCATATGATGGCAAATACCCAGTCACTACTTTTTCCGAGTAAAAACTAATACCACTTAAACCATGCAAAAAGAAATCAACAAATGCACAGAAGTCCTTCAAAACGGTGGTCTCATCCTCTACCCTACGGACACCGTATGGGGTATTGGCTGTGATGCAACAAACGAAGCGGCTGTTAAGAAAGTATACGATTTAAAACAACGAGAAGACAGCAAAGCTCTTATTTGTTTAGTTGCCAATGATGCCATGTTAGAACGTACTATTGAAGAGGTTCCAGAGGTCGCTTATGACATTATAGACCTTTCTACTAAACCCACAACCATAATTTACGACAAACCTAAAGGGGTTGCTAAGAATTTAGTTGCTGCGGACAATACCTTGGCTGTGAGAATAGCTTCGGACAAGTTCTGCAGATATCTCATAAATAAGTTCAAAAAACCGATTGTTTCTACATCTTCTAACATTTCTGGGTGCCCTACTCCCAAAAGTTTTGACGAAATAGACCCTGTAATTTTAAAAGGTGTGGACTATGTGGTAAATTTGCAGCCCGAACAAAAATCGGCAGTACCCTCAGCTATTATAAAACTAGGAAATGATGGTACCGTTAAGATTATTCGGAAGTAATTTATAACGCAATATATTTAATGCTTCTTTGGCAAGCACTAGTATTTAAAAATTGAACTTTTGAACCATACACAAGCGCTTTCTAACCCTATTTTTAAAATCGTTTCACAAGCTGCGGATGAACTTGGAATAGATTCTTATGTAATTGGTGGGTTTGTAAGAGATTATCTGCTAGAGAGAGGTACGCACAAAGACATAGATATTGTAGCTATTGGTAGCGGTATAGAATTGGCAAAAAAAGTAGCTTCTTTACTTAAAGAAAAACCGAACGTTAGTATTTTCAAAAACTTTGGAACGGCTATGTTACGGCATGAAGATATTGAGTTGGAATTTGTAGGGGCCCGTAAAGAGAGCTATCATAGAGATAGCCGGAAGCCTGTTGTTGAAGACGGTACGTTGGCCGATGACCAAAACCGACGTGATTTCACCATTAACGCGTTTGCAATATCTTTGAATCAAAAAAACTACGGTGAACTTTTAGACCCTTTTGATGGGGTTGCCGATTTAGAGAAAAAAATTATTCGTACGCCACTAGAGCCCGGTATTACGTATTCTGACGACCCATTGCGCATGATGCGCGCCATCCGTTTTGCTACTCAATTGAATTTTAAAATCGAAGAAAACTCTTTACAAGCAATTACGGAGCACAAAGAACGTATTACAATAATTTCCAAAGAACGTATTGTAGACGAGCTGAACAAAATTTTAGCAAGCAATAGACCTTCCATTGGCTTTTCCCTACTTAACAAAACAGCTCTTCTTTCCTATATTCTTCCTGAATTAGTTGCATTACAAGGCATAGAAGAAATTGAAGGGCAACGGCACAAAGACAATTTCTGGCATACCTTAGAAGTGGTAGATAATATTTCAGAAACTACGGATAACCTTTGGTTACGCTGGGCCGCCCTGTTACATGATATAGGCAAAGCACCCACAAAAAAATTCCACAAAAAAATAGGGTGGACCTTTCACGGGCACGAATTTGTGGGTTCAAAAATGGTATATAAGCTTTTTAAGCGATTGCGAATGCCATTGAACGACAAGATGAAATTCGTCCAAAAAATGGTACTTATGAGCTCCAGACCCATTGTTCTTTCAGAGGATTATGCAACAGATTCCGCAGTACGCCGTTTGGTTTTTGATGCCGGCGAAAATGTAGAGGACCTCATGACGCTTTGCGAAGCGGATATTACTACCAAGAACCCAAAAAAGCAAAGAAGGTATAAGAACAATTTTAAGGTTGTTCGCCAAAAAATTATAGAAGTAGAAGAACGAGATAACATACGTAAGTTTCAACCTCCTGTAAGCGGAGAAGAAATTATGAAAACCTTCAACTTAAAACCATCAAAGGAAATAGGAATTATTAAAGAAGCAATTAAAGAGGCCATTCTTGAAGGTGAAATTCCTAATGAATACGAAGCAGCAAAAGAATTTATGCTTGCAAAGGGCAAGGCAATTGGCCTTACCCCATCTTGAAAGCTAATTGAGAATTCACTCCATAGCTAAAAAGAAAAGACTAGAAATAACGTTTACAATACACCTTAAATTCTAACGTTTTAGTGTTGAAACCCTATCGCAACACAGTCTTAGGTTTAAAGTATTTTATACATTGAAAACCAGTAGTTTTATTGCACCGATATATTTAGGAACTCAACAATAACAATAGTTGTAATTAAGAAAAATAGATACCTTTACAATGGTAGATACCAGACTGTCCCCTTTTTATCCAATAAAAAAGTCATGAAAAAATTCCTCCTGATTGTACTCCTAACCGCTACATCTATCTGTGATCTTAGCGCTCAGCAAGATGCTCAGTACACACAATACATGTACAACCCAATGGCCATAAACCCGGCATATGCAGGCTCTCGTGGTGTTTTTAGTATAGCAGGATTACATCGTTCACAATGGGTTGGTGTAGAAGGCGCCCCTAAAACCCAAACCCTTAATTTTCATACACCGGTATCGGACAGAGTGGGCATAGGACTATCTATTGTTAATGATGATATAGGAAACGGCACAAGTCAAGAAACCTACTTTGATGGTGTTTTTTCATATACCGTTCCAATTTCAAGGGAAGCAAAACTAGCATTTGGATTAAAGGCTAGTGCACATATTCTAAACTTGGATTTTAGCAAATTATCCAATTATAGCAATGAAGTTTCTGGAACTGGTCTAACCAATATTGACAATAAATTCTCTCCAAATTTTGGAGCAGGTGTATATTATTACGACGAGCGTTTCTACGTGGGTCTATCTGTCCCTAATTTCTTGGCTACAAAACATTTTGATGGAGATGCTTCTAGCTCTTCTTTTTTAGCAAAGGAACGCATGAACTTTTATTTAATAACAGGCTATGTTTATGACCTGAATCAAAGATGGCAATTTAAACCTACATTATTGATGAAGGCGGTAAACGGAGCTCCGTTGCAGGTAGATGTATCAGCTAATTTTATGTTCAATAATAAGTTCATTTTAGGTGCTGGTTACCGATGGGACGCTGCTCTAAGTGCTCTTTTTGGTTTTCAAGCATCTGACCAGATATTATTAGGCCTCGCGTATGACAGGGAAGTAACGGAATTAGGCGGTTCTCGCTTCAATGACGGGTCGTTTGAAATAGTGCTCAGATATGAGTTTCGCTCGCGATTCGGAAGAAGAACCATAGCACCAAGGTTCTTCTAAATATTAAAGTATCACACATGCTTACTAGCCCATTTTTTTGTGGAAGATTAAACCTTATTTATAGTATTCTTTATTTCAATTTTCTTAAAAAGATTCAAAAATTCAATAGTTGAACTAGGTTATCCTACATAATAGCAAGCCTTTACATCTAGTTTTTCACACTATACAACATATAATTTGCAAGGTCTTCTAAGCCTGTTAAATTTACACTACATCCTTGTAAGTCTTTATTTACAATAGTCGCGTTTTTTTGACTATTCTAGAGGTTTTATGAAATATGTTCCCTATTGGCTAATCATTTTAAAAAAAAATTCGGAGTATTACTCCTATTGATGCTGGCCTATACGGCAACAGCTCAACAAACCACAAATTGGACAACGGTTTCACCCACTGTATGGGAATCCCTAACCAATGATGGTCTTGTACGCGTTGAGTGTAGAGTATCCAATGGTGTTAGTATTTTAGGGCCAGAAATCATGGGTTGTACCAGTGCAGCAACGTATAGTGACCCCGCGGTATTTGGAAGTCCTTCTCTGGAAATTTCTGCGAGTTCGAATGATCCTGGCACACTCAATTTCTATTTTTTTGATGCCGTAACTAACTCACCGGTTTGGATTGTAAATCCAATTATACATGCTGATAAGGTGGGCACTTTCTCTGTAATTCCATTTCTTGGAAGTGGTACAGCCACGGGCAACTTCAATATTACCAATACCACATGGACGGAACTAAGCTCCAACGGACCAATATTTCAATCTACCCCTACTCTTTTTAACATTGATGGTAACGCGTTGCTTTTCAGTGGTGGTGGGGAGTGCATCAATGGCTCCAATACTGGAACGGGAGGAGGAAGCTTAAGAGTTGAAAATGTGACTCAATCTACTGAGATGAATGTTGATGTTACAGGAGGTTTCCTTATATTTTCGGCAGCTTCCGATGAAGTAGAATTTGTACTTACCGATCTCATAATTGCAGAACCTGAAATTGAAGTAACCAAAACGGCTGTTGAAAATTTTGGAGACCCAGTAAGTGTAGGAAATACTGTTGATTATACCATCACTGTTGAAAACACGGGAAATGTAACATTAAATGCTATTGATCTAACGGATACGTTTACAGATATAGACCTAAATACGTTGACATTAACAAGTGGCCCAACCTTTGACTCGTCATCTATGGGTTCCCCTGAAGGAACACTTCTTGCTACCGAAACTGCCACCTACCTAGCAAGTTTCGCCTTAAACTCAACTGCTATAGAAGCTGGAGGGGTTAGTAATCAAGTTACTGTCCTTGCTGATAGTCCGTATGGAACGGATGATGTAGATGACCTTTCTGATGATGGTATTGATACTGATGGAAATATTGTGGATGACCCGACCATAACATATTTCCCAACTACCACAAATGATGCTGCCTCTGTTTGTGAAGAAGGTTTTATAGATATTAATGTTCTTTCAAACGATAATTTTGGAGGAAACGGACCTGCTTCTGGAAGTGTTTTTATTGTTACCTCTGCTTCATCAGGAACAGCAGTAGTCGATAATAACGGTACACCATCCACCCCTACAGATGACTTTATAACCTATACGTCAGCTACTGGATATACAGGTTCTGACAGTTTTGTTTATGGAATAAGAGATAGTAAAGGATACGAACAACATGCCACGGTATCCATTTCGGAACAGGCCTTGCCAAGTGCAGGTACCGACGGAACTTTGACCATTTGCGAAGGAACAACAGTCACCGAATCTCAACTTTTCGATGAATTAGGTTCTCCCGATTCAGGTGGAACCTGGTCACCGGCAATGGCGGGTGCTGGAACGTACACCTATACCGTGCCGGCTACCTCACCGTGTACAGGTAATGATACCTCCGAAGTCGTAGTCACGGAACAACCTTTACCAAATGCAGGAACTGATGGTTCGCTAACCATCTGCGAAGGTACTATCGTAACAGAAACTCAACTTTTTAATCAACTAGGCAACTCCCCCAATTCTGGAGGAACTTGGTCCCCGGCAATGGCGGGTGCGGGAACCTATACTTACACCGTAACAGCAACTGCGCCTTGTACAACTGACGATACCTCCCAAGTTGTGGTGACAGAACAACCGTTACCGAACGCGGGAACCGATGGTGCTTTGACCATTTGCGAAGGAACAACAGTCACAGAATCACAATTATTTGCTCAACTAGGTGCTCCCGATTCTGGTGGAACATGGTCCCCGGCAATGGGCGGTGCGGGAACCTATACTTACACCGTGACCGCAACTGCGCCTTGTACAACTGACGATACCTCCCAAGTCGTGGTGACCGAACAACCCTTACCGAACGCGGGAACCGACGGAACTCTGACCATTTGTGAAGGAACGACAGTTACAGAAACTGTGCTATTTGCTCAACTTGGTTCTCCCGATTCTGGTGGAACTTGGTCACCGGCAATGGCGGGTGCTGGAACGTACACCTACACCGTTGCAGCAACTTCGCCTTGTACAACCGACGATACCTCCCAAGTCGTGGTAACCGAACAACCCTTACCGAACGCGGGAACCGATGGTGCCTTGACCATTTGCGAAGGAACAACAGTGACAGAAACTCAATTATTAGCTCAACTAGGTTCTCCCGATTCTGGTGGGACTTGGTCTCCAGCAATGGGCGGTGCCGGAACCTACACCTACACCGTGCCGGCTAACTCACCCTGTACAACTGATGATACCTCGGAAGTCGTGGTGACAGAACAACCCATACCGAACGCGGGAACCGACGGAACTCTGACCATTTGTGAAGGAACAACAGTTACAGAGTCCCAATTATTTGCTCAACTAGGTTCTCCCGATTCTGGTGGAACATGGTCCCCGGCAATGGGCGGTGCGGGAACATATACTTACACCGTGACCGCAACTTCGCCTTGTACAACTGACGATACCTCGGAAGTCGTGGTGACCGAACAACCCTTACCGAATGCAGGTACCGATGGCGCCTTGACCATTTGCGAAGGAACAACAGTCACAGAATCACAATTATTAGCTCAACTAGGTTCTCCCGATTCTGGTGGAACTTGGTCACCGGCAATGGGCGGTGCGGGAACCTATACTTATACTGTTGCGGCTACCTCACCCTGTACAACTGACGATACCTCCCAAGTCGTGGTGACCGAACAACCCTTACCGAACGCGGGTACCGACGGAACTTTGACCATTTGTGCTGGAACAACAGTCACAGAATCACAATTATTAGCTCAACTAGGTTCTCCCGATTCTGGTGGAACTTGGTCACCGGCAATGGGCGGTGCGGGAACCTATATTTACACCGTAACAGCAACTGCGCCTTGTACAACCGATGATACTTCGGAAGTCGTGGTATCAGAACAAGCTCAACCCAACGCAGGTACCGATGGTGCTTTGACCATTTGCGAAGGAACAACAGTCACCGAATCTCAGCTTTTCAATGAGCTAGGTTCTCCCGATTCCGGGGGAACCTGGTCCCCGGCAATGGCGGGTGCGGGAACCTATACTTACACCGTAACAGCAACTGCGCCTTGTACAACTAACGATACCTCCCAAGTCGTGGTAACCGAACAACCCTTACCGAACGCGGGAACCGACGGAACTTTGACCATTTGTGAAGGAACAACAGTTACAGAATCCCAATTATTTGCCCAAATAGGAACTCATGATTCTGGTGGAACATGGTCCCCGACAATGGCAGGAGCTGGAACCTATATTTACACCGTAACAGCAACTGCGCCTTGTACAACTGATGATACCTCCCAAGTCGTGGTGACAGAACAACCCTTACCGAACGCGGGAACCGATGGTGCTTTGACCATTTGTGCTGGAACGATAGTGACAGAATCCCAATTATTAGCTCAACTAGGTTCTCCCGATTCTAGTGGGACTTGGTCCCCGGCAATGGGCGGTGCAGGAACCTATACCTATACCGTTGCGGCTATTTCGCCTTGTACCGCGGACGATACCTCCCAAGTCGTGGTAACCGAACAACCCTTACCGAATGCAGGTACAGACGGTACTTTGACCATTTGTGAAGGAACGACTGTTACAGAATCACAATTATTTGCTCAAATAGGAACTCATGATTCTGGCGGGACTTGGTCCCCGACAATGGCGGGTGCTGGAACGTACACCTATACCGTGCCAGCTACCTCTCCGTGTACAGGTAATGATACCTCGGAAGTCGTGGTGTCAAAACAAACTCAACCCAACGCAGGTACCGACGGTGCCTTGACCATTTGCGAAGGAATGACAGTCACTGAATCTCAACTTTTCGATGAATTAGGTTCTCCCGATTCTGGTGGGACTTGGTCTCCAGCAATGAGCGGTGCGGGAACCTATACTTACACCGTGACCGCAACTTCGCCTTGTACAACTGACGATACTTCGGAAGTCGTGGTGACCGAACAACCCTTACCGAACGCAGGTACCGACGGAACTCTGACCATTTGTGAAAGCACTATCGTTACAGAAACCCAGCTTTTCGATGAATTAGGTTCTCCCGATTCAGGTGGAACATGGTCACCGGCAATGGGCGGTGCGGGAACCTATACTTACACCGTGACCGCAACTTCGCCTTGTACAACTGACGATACCTCCCAAGTCGTGGTGACCGAACAACTTAATCCAAATGCGGGAACCGACGGAACTCTGACCATTTGCGAAGGAACGACAGTTACAGAATCTCAACTTTTCGATGAATTAGGTGCTCCCGATTCTGGTGGAACATGGTCCCCGGCAATGGCGGGTGCGGGAACCTATACTTACACCGTAACAGCAACTGCGCCTTGTACAACTAACGATACCTCCCAAGTCGTGGTAACCGAACAACCCTTACCGAACGCAGGTACCGATGCACCGTGACCGCAAC
This genomic interval from Zobellia roscoffensis contains the following:
- a CDS encoding CCA tRNA nucleotidyltransferase, yielding MNHTQALSNPIFKIVSQAADELGIDSYVIGGFVRDYLLERGTHKDIDIVAIGSGIELAKKVASLLKEKPNVSIFKNFGTAMLRHEDIELEFVGARKESYHRDSRKPVVEDGTLADDQNRRDFTINAFAISLNQKNYGELLDPFDGVADLEKKIIRTPLEPGITYSDDPLRMMRAIRFATQLNFKIEENSLQAITEHKERITIISKERIVDELNKILASNRPSIGFSLLNKTALLSYILPELVALQGIEEIEGQRHKDNFWHTLEVVDNISETTDNLWLRWAALLHDIGKAPTKKFHKKIGWTFHGHEFVGSKMVYKLFKRLRMPLNDKMKFVQKMVLMSSRPIVLSEDYATDSAVRRLVFDAGENVEDLMTLCEADITTKNPKKQRRYKNNFKVVRQKIIEVEERDNIRKFQPPVSGEEIMKTFNLKPSKEIGIIKEAIKEAILEGEIPNEYEAAKEFMLAKGKAIGLTPS
- a CDS encoding DUF7507 domain-containing protein; its protein translation is MANHFKKKFGVLLLLMLAYTATAQQTTNWTTVSPTVWESLTNDGLVRVECRVSNGVSILGPEIMGCTSAATYSDPAVFGSPSLEISASSNDPGTLNFYFFDAVTNSPVWIVNPIIHADKVGTFSVIPFLGSGTATGNFNITNTTWTELSSNGPIFQSTPTLFNIDGNALLFSGGGECINGSNTGTGGGSLRVENVTQSTEMNVDVTGGFLIFSAASDEVEFVLTDLIIAEPEIEVTKTAVENFGDPVSVGNTVDYTITVENTGNVTLNAIDLTDTFTDIDLNTLTLTSGPTFDSSSMGSPEGTLLATETATYLASFALNSTAIEAGGVSNQVTVLADSPYGTDDVDDLSDDGIDTDGNIVDDPTITYFPTTTNDAASVCEEGFIDINVLSNDNFGGNGPASGSVFIVTSASSGTAVVDNNGTPSTPTDDFITYTSATGYTGSDSFVYGIRDSKGYEQHATVSISEQALPSAGTDGTLTICEGTTVTESQLFDELGSPDSGGTWSPAMAGAGTYTYTVPATSPCTGNDTSEVVVTEQPLPNAGTDGSLTICEGTIVTETQLFNQLGNSPNSGGTWSPAMAGAGTYTYTVTATAPCTTDDTSQVVVTEQPLPNAGTDGALTICEGTTVTESQLFAQLGAPDSGGTWSPAMGGAGTYTYTVTATAPCTTDDTSQVVVTEQPLPNAGTDGTLTICEGTTVTETVLFAQLGSPDSGGTWSPAMAGAGTYTYTVAATSPCTTDDTSQVVVTEQPLPNAGTDGALTICEGTTVTETQLLAQLGSPDSGGTWSPAMGGAGTYTYTVPANSPCTTDDTSEVVVTEQPIPNAGTDGTLTICEGTTVTESQLFAQLGSPDSGGTWSPAMGGAGTYTYTVTATSPCTTDDTSEVVVTEQPLPNAGTDGALTICEGTTVTESQLLAQLGSPDSGGTWSPAMGGAGTYTYTVAATSPCTTDDTSQVVVTEQPLPNAGTDGTLTICAGTTVTESQLLAQLGSPDSGGTWSPAMGGAGTYIYTVTATAPCTTDDTSEVVVSEQAQPNAGTDGALTICEGTTVTESQLFNELGSPDSGGTWSPAMAGAGTYTYTVTATAPCTTNDTSQVVVTEQPLPNAGTDGTLTICEGTTVTESQLFAQIGTHDSGGTWSPTMAGAGTYIYTVTATAPCTTDDTSQVVVTEQPLPNAGTDGALTICAGTIVTESQLLAQLGSPDSSGTWSPAMGGAGTYTYTVAAISPCTADDTSQVVVTEQPLPNAGTDGTLTICEGTTVTESQLFAQIGTHDSGGTWSPTMAGAGTYTYTVPATSPCTGNDTSEVVVSKQTQPNAGTDGALTICEGMTVTESQLFDELGSPDSGGTWSPAMSGAGTYTYTVTATSPCTTDDTSEVVVTEQPLPNAGTDGTLTICESTIVTETQLFDELGSPDSGGTWSPAMGGAGTYTYTVTATSPCTTDDTSQVVVTEQLNPNAGTDGTLTICEGTTVTESQLFDELGAPDSGGTWSPAMAGAGTYTYTVTATAPCTTNDTSQVVVTEQPLPNAGTDAP
- a CDS encoding PorP/SprF family type IX secretion system membrane protein, with the translated sequence MKKFLLIVLLTATSICDLSAQQDAQYTQYMYNPMAINPAYAGSRGVFSIAGLHRSQWVGVEGAPKTQTLNFHTPVSDRVGIGLSIVNDDIGNGTSQETYFDGVFSYTVPISREAKLAFGLKASAHILNLDFSKLSNYSNEVSGTGLTNIDNKFSPNFGAGVYYYDERFYVGLSVPNFLATKHFDGDASSSSFLAKERMNFYLITGYVYDLNQRWQFKPTLLMKAVNGAPLQVDVSANFMFNNKFILGAGYRWDAALSALFGFQASDQILLGLAYDREVTELGGSRFNDGSFEIVLRYEFRSRFGRRTIAPRFF
- a CDS encoding L-threonylcarbamoyladenylate synthase, encoding MQKEINKCTEVLQNGGLILYPTDTVWGIGCDATNEAAVKKVYDLKQREDSKALICLVANDAMLERTIEEVPEVAYDIIDLSTKPTTIIYDKPKGVAKNLVAADNTLAVRIASDKFCRYLINKFKKPIVSTSSNISGCPTPKSFDEIDPVILKGVDYVVNLQPEQKSAVPSAIIKLGNDGTVKIIRK